In Bradyrhizobium erythrophlei, a single genomic region encodes these proteins:
- a CDS encoding glutamate-5-semialdehyde dehydrogenase yields the protein MTAPLKAIDGNADLTELMTVLAARARGAARVLSLAPAEQKNKALEAIERAIRTNSAAILAANAEDVAEVRANGATSAFVDRLTLTPSRIDAMADGVATVRAIPDPVGVVTERWQRPNGMTIERVRVPLGVVAVIFESRPNVAADAGVLCLKSGNAVILRGGSDSFRSCRAIHDCLVQGLREAGLPEAAITLVPTRDRAAVGLLLTGLNGAIDVIVPRGGKSLVGRVEAEARVPVFAHLEGVNHVYVDHAANLDMAKSIVLNAKMRRPGVCGAAETLLVDRKGVSTSLKPLVEMLLDAGCEVRGDSTVQQTDARVKPASDEDWDTEYEDAIIAARVVDGLDEAIAHIHTHGSHHTDAIVTDDQAAANKFLNEVDSAIVLHNASTQFADGGEFGFGAEIGIATGRFHARGPVGAEQLTSFKYRVHGTGQTRP from the coding sequence ATGACCGCGCCGCTGAAGGCGATCGACGGCAACGCCGATTTGACCGAATTGATGACTGTTCTCGCTGCGCGGGCACGTGGCGCCGCGCGCGTGCTGTCGCTCGCGCCTGCCGAGCAAAAAAACAAGGCGCTGGAAGCAATCGAACGCGCGATCCGGACGAATTCCGCAGCGATTCTCGCCGCCAATGCCGAAGACGTTGCTGAGGTTCGTGCCAACGGTGCGACATCGGCCTTCGTCGACCGCCTGACGCTGACTCCAAGCCGCATCGATGCGATGGCCGACGGGGTCGCAACCGTGCGCGCGATTCCCGATCCGGTCGGGGTCGTAACCGAACGCTGGCAGCGTCCAAATGGCATGACCATCGAACGCGTTCGCGTGCCGCTCGGTGTCGTCGCAGTGATCTTCGAAAGCCGGCCCAATGTGGCCGCCGACGCCGGCGTGCTCTGCCTGAAGTCCGGCAATGCCGTCATCCTGCGCGGCGGCTCCGACAGTTTCCGTTCCTGCCGCGCGATCCACGACTGTCTGGTGCAGGGCTTGCGCGAGGCTGGCTTGCCCGAGGCGGCGATCACGCTCGTGCCGACGCGCGACCGCGCCGCGGTCGGGCTATTGCTGACGGGATTGAATGGCGCGATCGACGTCATCGTGCCGCGCGGCGGCAAGAGCCTTGTCGGACGCGTCGAAGCGGAAGCACGCGTGCCGGTGTTCGCGCATCTGGAAGGCGTCAATCACGTCTACGTCGATCACGCCGCCAATCTGGATATGGCGAAATCGATCGTGCTGAATGCCAAGATGCGCCGGCCCGGAGTCTGCGGCGCGGCCGAGACCTTGCTGGTCGATCGCAAGGGCGTCTCGACGTCGCTCAAGCCCCTGGTCGAAATGCTGCTCGATGCCGGTTGCGAAGTGCGCGGCGACAGCACCGTGCAGCAAACCGATGCACGGGTGAAACCGGCTTCCGACGAAGACTGGGACACCGAATATGAGGACGCGATCATTGCGGCCAGGGTCGTGGACGGCCTTGATGAGGCGATCGCGCATATCCACACCCACGGCTCGCACCATACCGATGCGATCGTGACCGACGATCAGGCCGCGGCCAACAAATTCCTCAACGAGGTCGATTCGGCGATCGTGTTGCACAACGCATCGACCCAATTTGCCGATGGCGGCGAATTCGGTTTCGGCGCCGAGATCGGAATTGCCACCGGCCGATTTCACGCCCGCGGCCCTGTGGGCGCCGAACAACTGACGAGCTTCAAATATCGCGTTCACGGCACGGGGCAGACGCGGCCGTGA
- the rsfS gene encoding ribosome silencing factor has protein sequence MKAQPDADKTLNMILSRLDDMKAEETVTIDLRGKSAFSDYMVVTTGRVNRHVGAIAENVAKGLKESGIKNPHVEGLPNCDWVLIDSGDVILHIFRPEVREFYNLERLWTQGPAKAV, from the coding sequence TTGAAGGCGCAACCAGACGCCGACAAGACCCTGAATATGATCCTCTCCCGCCTCGACGATATGAAGGCGGAAGAAACGGTCACCATCGACCTTCGCGGCAAATCGGCATTTTCCGACTACATGGTCGTCACCACCGGCCGGGTGAACCGGCACGTTGGCGCGATCGCGGAAAACGTCGCCAAAGGTCTCAAAGAAAGTGGAATCAAAAATCCCCACGTCGAAGGTCTGCCCAATTGCGATTGGGTGCTGATCGATTCCGGGGACGTGATCCTCCACATCTTCAGGCCAGAGGTCCGCGAGTTCTACAATCTCGAAAGATTGTGGACGCAGGGTCCGGCGAAGGCGGTCTAG
- a CDS encoding nicotinate-nucleotide adenylyltransferase — translation MSPAASTVASALPPYANGMRIGLLGGSFDPPHLAHRAISLFAIKRLKLDRVWWLVTPGNPLKADRAPHDLAERMEAARQVARDPRIEVSCLESVIGTRYTAETIRYLCRRASGLHFVWIMGADNLAQFHRWHDWRVIASEVPIAVIDRPPQTFRALASPAAQALGRYRLPEIHAAGLAEQPTPAWVFLTGLKLYLSSTGLRNQDGSWRTD, via the coding sequence ATCTCTCCGGCCGCGTCCACTGTGGCGTCCGCCCTTCCGCCTTATGCCAACGGCATGCGCATCGGCCTGTTGGGCGGCTCGTTCGATCCGCCGCATCTGGCCCATCGCGCCATCAGCCTGTTTGCGATCAAGCGCCTGAAGCTTGACCGGGTGTGGTGGCTGGTGACGCCGGGCAATCCGCTCAAGGCCGACCGCGCGCCGCATGACCTTGCCGAGCGCATGGAAGCGGCGCGGCAAGTTGCACGCGATCCGCGCATCGAGGTGAGTTGTCTCGAATCCGTCATCGGAACGCGCTACACTGCCGAGACGATCAGATATTTGTGCCGCCGCGCATCCGGTCTGCATTTTGTCTGGATCATGGGAGCGGACAATCTTGCGCAATTTCACCGCTGGCATGATTGGCGAGTTATCGCATCCGAGGTCCCGATCGCGGTGATCGATCGCCCGCCCCAGACCTTCCGCGCTCTCGCTTCGCCGGCCGCCCAGGCTCTCGGACGCTACCGTCTTCCAGAAATTCACGCGGCGGGCCTTGCCGAACAGCCCACACCGGCCTGGGTCTTTCTCACCGGCCTGAAACTGTACCTGTCATCGACCGGTTTGCGGAACCAGGACGGAAGCTGGAGGACGGATTGA